In the genome of Rhizobium rhizogenes, one region contains:
- a CDS encoding nucleotidyltransferase family protein encodes MRPSEVLEKNREAIREATKRFNAANPRVFGSVARGEDRPDSDLDILVDALPGTTLFDLGGLLEELKALLGVEVDVVTSGGLHSDIKARVLKEAKAV; translated from the coding sequence ATGAGACCCTCCGAGGTGCTGGAAAAGAACAGGGAAGCGATCCGCGAAGCGACGAAGCGCTTCAACGCGGCAAACCCCCGCGTGTTCGGCTCCGTTGCCCGCGGCGAGGACCGGCCGGACAGCGATCTCGATATTCTGGTGGATGCATTGCCGGGCACGACACTGTTTGATCTCGGCGGTTTGCTGGAGGAACTGAAGGCGCTGCTTGGTGTCGAGGTCGACGTCGTCACCTCAGGCGGTCTGCATTCGGATATAAAGGCGCGTGTGCTGAAGGAAGCCAAAGCGGTATGA
- the uraD gene encoding 2-oxo-4-hydroxy-4-carboxy-5-ureidoimidazoline decarboxylase, whose protein sequence is MSARQEFVARFGGVFEHSPFIAERAYDAGAVDGDLTAKVVHAALTAQFRAASEAERLGVLRAHPDLAGKLAIAGELTADSRNEQAGAGLDRLSPAEHARFTALNSAYTQKFGFPFIIAVKGLNRHDILSAFETRIGNDAAEEFSTATAQVEKIAWLRLSAMLPEG, encoded by the coding sequence ATGTCGGCGCGGCAGGAATTTGTCGCCCGTTTTGGTGGCGTGTTCGAACATTCGCCCTTCATCGCCGAGCGGGCCTATGATGCCGGCGCGGTCGATGGGGATTTGACGGCGAAGGTGGTTCATGCCGCACTCACCGCGCAGTTTCGTGCCGCTTCCGAGGCCGAAAGGCTCGGCGTGTTGCGAGCGCATCCCGATCTTGCCGGCAAGCTGGCGATTGCGGGTGAGCTGACGGCCGATAGCCGCAACGAGCAGGCAGGTGCGGGGCTCGATCGGCTTTCGCCGGCGGAACATGCGCGTTTTACCGCGTTGAACAGCGCCTATACCCAAAAATTCGGCTTTCCCTTCATCATCGCGGTCAAGGGGCTGAACAGGCACGATATTCTTTCCGCCTTCGAGACCCGCATCGGCAACGATGCAGCCGAAGAATTTTCAACCGCGACGGCGCAGGTGGAAAAGATCGCCTGGCTGCGTCTTTCCGCGATGCTGCCGGAGGGCTGA